From Malaya genurostris strain Urasoe2022 chromosome 2, Malgen_1.1, whole genome shotgun sequence:
gtcattcATAAATTATGGATTAAAATCACGTCAGTAGTAAATAGTGTCCCAAATTCTTCTTGTAGATCCGTAACTTACTATCATAAAGTCAATTTAGTAAGTTGTGTGAGATGGCAAGTTTGATAACTAGTGTAAGATTCTATACGAAATAAAAATTACACGAAATTTTGGAACGCTCAATCTCCTTAGAAGTTTTAGAAATCTGCGCAATATCTTAAAAAATTTGTATCAGAATTTCAAGTTGATTAGAGTTACGAAGTTACAGTAATTTTATACTAGTCGTATTTTAATACCTACCTGGCCCCAGTTCGTCTATTGTTATCTAGCAAAtatttcgctctctgtattatgcCTAACCTTACTCTACACTTACTTACCTCTGGCACGGCGCTGTTGGTTTCTACAGGTTTTCTACGTAGAATACATACGGTATTATATCTTATAAGAAGCATGTAATATACGTCGTCTTGCAGAAAAACTCAGAAATAAAGGTTTTGAACAAAAAACAATGCGAACTTCAATTGATTACTTTGAAAAAACCTCTTCCTAATCtacctagtgatgtgataacacctttctcttgtcattcaaatagtctcattgaaacatatattttcgttaggataatttctgacacgaatttgggCTGATTACAATcacaaatttattcagattgttCCGGTTAGTTCAGAATAGTTTGACTCAACGCTTACATCGCATTATCGAAAACAGTATCGAAACAAAATAGTATCAGCAATAatccatttgaacttgatcattggctaCGTGCttcatccacctagcagtgagatgatcccTTTTTTTATCGATTCGTAATGTTTCCTGCATCAGTATTCGTTTGTCTCTCCAAATAGTGACTAGAAAGAATGGTAAACGATTGCTttattaaaaaacctttttcaatccacctagtggtgtaatgatgcctttctcatattacttgaaaaattttctttgggtatggGCCAACCtcatcttttcaatttgtaaacagttatgtcaaattaatCAGAATGTTTcttcattttgcatcgtcgtactaaatgattaaaaacactttaccctatacatctgggaccggaagtcggatccggattaaatgaaacagcaacctatgagactataggaacatttatgtgagcctaagtttgtggaaatcgatcaaatcatatctgagaaaattgagtgagtatcgttttacagttttcgaccactattgattttttagtttatgagtgacattatttgacatataCTTCGAAGCGTGTTCCATTTTTGGAGCTTTCCTTCGCTATTATCGGTGTTTTCGAAAACGGAAATACacttgacactcatcgctctataatttcggaaccggaaatcggatctggataagattgcacagtatatttgaaggaaatgagagctttaatttgaatcatgattcgtggaaATCGgcgtaaccgttgctgagaaaatgaagatccatttttggagattttctttacAATTATCGAAgctttcggaagcgaaaaccggagactagtagttccaaagtagttttatatattcactaactaacaagatatgccaactagatgaatttagcagtaagttttatgaaaatgtgcacctcatttcgccatcgcttgtgaaaaatactcatgaaattttctttaatcgcactgtaataccgaaagtcggatctggatcaacttttcggggattttttaaagaattctaagaccttttattcacttcatagtttgtggaaatcggttaagaaattttcggatcaaaatgaaattcaagaaaattgtatgaggccacaagacttttcattttaatctaagtttgtgaaaatcgattcagccatcgctgagaaaattgagtgacattatttgtcacatacacaaagacattttgtgatctcgacgaactgagtcgaatgatatatgacatcagctctttgatcgagttacataatTTTTCcccagtaaaagtagggtggctccagaaaaatcacttttcttgttccaactttttttgtgaaacaattttgctgaaccaaacttttttatatgagctatcagtgaaaagttatgattgtttttttgtcaaaaactagtccaccttcaaatatcaatattcattagatgccagatcgatgaaaatgtatcctatgcagtttcttaaaggtcataatataagtaaacatttaagagaaaattggaagggtgttatttttttaacttatttaaattagttttaaaaataccttaaaaaattcaaaaacattgcttaactcttaaacgcgttaacgtatcaacatactttcttcagcaaaataatagtatcaaattagttctacaaatgttccatacattgccctttcgagaaatgagacacacaaaaactactcttctaaaaaaaacttttcggtggaacgtttcacaaaaaaattagaataaaaaaagtgatttttcagggccaccctacttttacttggaaaaattgatgtaactcgatcaaatgaagagctagagaggggcttttttcaacaaagttgctcgcaataaaatttcttacaactttattttacaacaaaatcatttttgagttcaattaagaaagttagatttcagattaaaatctaaatgagtaacttttttcattaaaaggtgcaccatttgattacaaataacttttgtgaagacaccaactacaaaaaactaatatttaatagtgaaaacatgtcatgctaatttcccgtttcggaccatagtgcatcgGTATCTCCGTGAAAAATTGACGGATTTCTCTAATCTACGGCTTGTTTGATTGGTATTTCGATAAGATATATAAATTTGCAACCATATTTAGTTTTCAAGGTAAATTGTTTCagacattttcaaaaaagtgtaaattttgacataaaagttTGTACAACTCGGAAAGTAATCAGATCCAAAATCAATAACAATAGTACATACTGCAGACAAAAGTAAAAACAAATCGTTGGTTTAAATTGTCAGCGATCTTTCAATCGTCGCATTGAACTTAAAAGTCGTCGAAATCTTTGTTAATGAACGTCAGATGAACGTAATGTAAAACACGTATTCACGAGTTTTACCTTCCTCTATATAATGATAATAGAATTACTGAAAAAACCCCTTCctcatccacctaatggtgtgataatgcctttctctttcttcaaaatagtctcaaaataattttttgatgccaaaagtcttacaaTTGCATGAaaggtcgagatttagtgtcatcttgaaaaaaaaaatattttcgaaaaatcgactttctgagatttttgaaaaatcgactttctgggcatttttttttagatgacactaaatctcgatgtttcatgcaattctaagacgtttgacatcagaaaaaaatatttctatttcggaaatctcatgtacttccccctatagTAATTATTCAAGATCaaacattttcaaaccttaacccataaataatgtccgatttagctcaaattttgcatggggacttttttcgaggtgcttaaacttttgaacaatagcgcttcacgaaattagaggtgattccaaaatattggcacccttttaTACATTAgaacggtaaaaaacaacgtgttttgccggttacgtcacttataccattatatctccggaataaaaagtcacagccatttgatcttcgaacttgaacaatgacctaacaatagctttcaaacgggcctaaacTTGATGAAATCTGTTtgatcatctccgagaaacttgcgcggtaaaaatacaatgcgttttgtcggttacgtcacctatacaatcatatctccggaactaaaagtcacagccatttcatctttgaacttgatcaatggcctgacagtaATTTTCAAAcgtgcataagtttgttaaagtcggtttagccatctctgagaaaattgagcgcgtataaatatcttgaaaagtgcacacacacacacacacacatacacacacagacattttcctatttcgtcgaactgagtcgaatgtcgttcaaaagtcggttttccagcaattcgaatacctttctatagagaaaggcaaaacgactttcgaacggagatctgtagtgttatataccattcaactctatTCGCCGAGATTGGATCATGtctgtatatgtatgtgtatgtatgtgtatgcatGTGCActttttaaaggtttttttatcgctcaattttctcgaagatggctgaaccgatttcaacaagcctaGGCCCATTTGAAAGCTACCATTTAATTGTGAATCAAGAGTTACGTACCAAACGCGTTGATTTttaaccgctcaattttctcagaggtggctgagccgattttaacacgtataggctcgtttgaaagcttctagTGAATTGTGGATGAAGTTCGAAAATGAAATGGTTTTCATAGCCGGTTCTGAAGGtggaatggtataagtgacgtaaccgtacTACCGCACATTCGGCtgaatttttttgaagatgattcaacaaatttcaataaaaacttaggtttattttaaagctatccatgtcaatcaaatttggaaggttcgagagatgtaatgttatatgtgacgtatccgacaaattccagtgtttttcaatacaacgaAATACCTCGAGGATGGGAGAATCACTTCAGAAAGACTAagactcgttcgaaagctactatttGGTCATTTGATAAGCTCGCAATACTAATGGCCAAGGACAGGAtcttataaatgttttaaatgactagaaaaaggcattatcacaccactaagtggattaagaaaggtttttgccttactctatagaaaggtaatatgaTTGCTGGAAAACCTGGCTTCGCCCCCAAATCCCCTATCCTCCTCTCCTCTACGATACAAACCCGTCGAaagaccgcaactaggttaaagctgggtataaataaacaatataaattaattaatttctcATTGGCTCAAACTTCTCGAAGATAGTCAACGAATTTTGTTAAATTTAGACTTATTTGAAAGCTGTAGTGTGGTCTTTGATCACGGTTGGAAAATTATGTCAATATTCTCGGTTCGGGAAATGTAAACTTACATATGACTTAACCGACATAATGTGTTTTTCACTCGAAAGTCTTAGGCGCATTTGAAGGCTACTATTAGTTTTTATGATAATCTCTAATCTTGTAAAGCGGTAGAgcttaaaagtttaagcacctcaaaaaagCCCCTAtagaaaatttgagctaaatcggatatgggtaagtgaTGCCGGctaaagtttgcaaaatttcgaccttgaaaacctTAGAGGGGGCTGGATACATGATATTTTCCCAAAAGAGGGTTTAGGGTTTCGGATAtatatgggacaattatgcATGGAACGGAAGAAGACTATTGGCTGAGGAGATGATCTAATAAATGATGATCTAATAGAAgggattttcaatgtttcatcgGATAGTAGGTTCCTAATGTCGTTGCATACATGCACCCAGTTAGAAAATGACCGTTTCAGTTGCGCTGTGGATGCAGGCTTTCACAAATAATCCAGAGCGCATGTCACATGGTCAAGCTCTGAAGCGAAGTGCCAAAACGTTTTCGGTGAAAGGATTATCTTTCGATTCAAAGATGCGAACTTTCTTTGTTTGAAAATTCACGTTATGATTCAAATTTAATTGCTCATCAAAAAGGTACTTTGCTAACTTGCTCTTGTTGATTAGCATTCCGATAAACCGGATGGAAAAAAGGCCGTCATTGTGACAATGTTCAAATCGTTACTCAGAGCTCTGGAACTTATTCAAAGTATTTGTAAAAAATGTGAGTTTCTTACAAGCCTAAAAAACCTatacgcagagaaattgagtatgtttaaaataacaaaatagttatacgaatttttaatttgattcatGTGTATTTCAAGCTGGAATATAAACTAAACTAACACATTTTTTGTACAAAAAAATTTGATACATGATCTCTATCCTGACCGGACTGATGGTGAACCGAATCATTGGATGTTATGATAATTAAAATACCAGGGCTTGAATGTGATATGTCAATTACTCGATCGTCTTGTGACAAAAGGGCTAAATGTCTTAATGTTTCCAATATCAATCAAAAGCTTGGTTTTTAAGAATTTGAAAACGAATATAAGTGAAAAGCTGTATCAGAAATAACCTAGCAAATTGattcaaaagaaatcgttttattcttaaaatcaaacaaaaatgtataatatttacaaaaataagaattagttgaaataactagtcGTTTGTTCATTTCTTTCAAGTTTGTAATTTCAAAGAAGTACAATTATATACTTTATCTAAAGTTAGTTCATCTAAAACTAactattcaaattgaatttactatgtaatcgtttttatttttgtctATTAACATATGGGTTTCGAACATATGGAAACAGGCTTGTAAGACCTGCGTCCATCCCATTGAAAAGCAGATATTAGTtgatctcgacgagctgagttgaatatTACATGACACTCAACTCTCCGGGCCTTAATTTTTTTAACATGGTCTAAATCTAGATTTTTACAGCGATTACAtgcctttttatatgaaaaaggtaAAAGCACTAAGTGATTGTTCAGAATATgaacaaagaaataatttctctAGGCTCCATATACACGCTAAACGAAGAAATAAATCTAGCTAATTATATTCTCAATTCaaaaaacatctaaactatgtttCGATTTTATAAGATCGATTGTACCTAAGTACATCACCTACCGTCAGAAATCATATCATCGTAAAATCTTACTCTCTGGTCTCATATATTAAATATTGTTAGAAACAACCATCTTCTGGGTTGCAATGAAACAAATCTTATTTTTGCTCCAAATAACTTGGATTTTTCAGCGTGTACCGATAAGCGACAAGTTGCCAATCACTCGATGATTACAGGAGACGTACGTTTGATAATATGCTTGATAAGTGTAAACAAATTTGATAAATATGGCTCTCTTTTGGGGGCTAGTCATAAAAGAACGGGTCTGGAGATTAGATCGAAACCTacgtttcaaatattttttatgtttgtttCGGCTATAAAAGTTAACGAGCATTTACTGGTTCTTTGAGTTGCCCATAAATGATTTCCAATAAAGGTATAACTGAGTAATATTATAGAAGTCTTTTCTAATGACATGCTACCATTACGCAAATcagtatttatttttattgtaacaCATGTCTACGGATTTTTCGCTGGCTAGATTTTGAAAGTATGATGAAAAGCAAAACGACTTTCTGACACAATAGAAGGTTCCTTAGCCAAAATGTGTTCGTTGAtaaaaaagagaaagtaaaagtTTACAGTGTTTTTAAATTCTTAGGAGGAAGATTCGCCAAACATTTGAACTTGTTTTACATTAGCTAGAATGTAAAATAACATACTTCGAACGAAGCAGAAAGGAATATTTGGCTGGGGACCAACAATTCAGTTTTCATTGCACGCCTCCATTTAAGCTCAGGTGCCTTGACGAATCTGGTGAATTTATTGACAATTACAAACTTGAACGAAATCTCGAAAGTTTCAATGCTTCTAAAATACAACATGTTATTGAAAGAGGATTCTTTTATTAACAGCtcttttttacgcagaaacgtTTTTCGCTTAGAGCCTAGTCTAACCGTAAGATACAGATGATTCTGTCCGGAACACATTGCCAAGTAACTAATTTAAAGTAGaggcacagagaacagacatccaagtagagattccaatatgtgtaagaaatttaactgtTGTTTTAGAAAGTGATCACATAGTAGCgattctcctgtagaggcgtTTCGAGTAGCCCAGTGATCCCTCATTGGCCTCTTGCGGTCGAGCTTTcatacaacggtgatttttacaggatttttacttgtatgctttacacagatataccttctgaaaatttgtttaaattaactttctgcacaactttgtcaaaGTAACTTAGTCCTTATGTTGGCCTAGAGCTAAACTGATATTTTTATCtcgcttttagggggattaatcacatgaataaaattttccgaaagatggcgtctatcattctaagcaactttgctgaagatactgtacctcaaatatCACGTTTTaaagagttatcaattaagagtgtGAAATTGAGCTTTTGAACCACCGTGCAGCGCTAACGTCACATATTCGGTAAGATTCCTCGCACATCATGTATTGGAAATATTACATTTGAACTCGATCGTTGGTTAAATCTGATAAAATTATGCGAATCGAAAAAGTGCGgtttcgtcacttataccatcaatatctctggaaccaaaagagccatttgatcttcgaatttgatccacaattcaatagtagctttcaaacgagcttaagcttgtagaaatcggtaAAGCCATCTCCGAATAAGGTAAGGCGTATAGAATAAAGTGAAAATACAGAcaatttccgatctcgtcgagctgagttgaatgttATATAACAAAATGGTCTTCGGGGCttcgatcaaaagtcggttctTCCAGTAATTCCATTATCTTCCTATAGAAAAAGACAAAACGTTGTATAAGCCGAACTATCGCTTGCCCCCAAGACGTTGCGCCCGGGGCGTCTGCCCTTTTCGACACAGTAAGCAATGGATATCTCATAGATGACTTGCCCGATTTTTCCAAATTTAGATAGAAATTAAATGTTTCACTGTATTAAATGTttctatttatttaatttaccccCGAAATCGATCAGTTCCGAAGTTACAAGAGGATgtgttgaaattttgaaatgccTACGGAAATTTTGAAATGCCTACGGAAGTGATATAAAGCCGAGGTGAAGATATTGGTTTCTAATTCACCGTTAATCGTTGATTGTAGACCGAAACTAAATAATGTCATGGCTTGACTAATTATTGGTACAATAATCCTATATAATGTAAATTGCAGATGTACACtagtttttaatttgtaatTGAATATAGCACAGTGGAATGAAATAGTTGCATAACGATacattttacaaacttagagttGTTTGGGCTATTGCTAGATGAGTTGAAGGACCAGTTTTCGTGACATACTTTAACATTTGAGAACAATGGAATATTATTAATCATAATAACTTTCTCTGTCAATTCCGAATGTAATGTCATAGTTTGTCGCTGATGGGACTTTCTTCATTTCTGCTGAAATATATTCCAATATTGGGTATCTGCGACCGCAAATTCCATGGAAATCATCCATGTCTAAAGCGTAGATCATGATTCCAGCGAGACCTTTTTGCTTCACTAGATTAACTTTCAACTCCAAAGATTCAATGTCATCGTATCCAATCCACTGATCGTTCTGACTAATAAAGGGAACCTTTCCTGTGCCATCTCGGTTAATCGTCCAACTATTTTGAATTCGTTTGCATATCTGAAATGAAAAACTTGTACTATTATTACGTGATAAAACTAAAAACGAAGACGATCAAATTTCTTATGACTTTGGTAGTTCACAGGAATCTGCATCAATTTAAAAGTTAATTTATATCAGTGTGCGATGTTAACCTCATAAAATGCCATGAAACCTTCCGATGCAGTGAATTCGCCTTTTTCTCCTGCTCCTTCTATAGGAGCTCCCAGCCCATTTTTATTGGAATCTTTTAAGGTATATGTTACACCTTGCGTGGTAACGCCAAGGACAAGTTTGCCAGCTGGGCATCCGCGTCGTATCCATAACGACACACCTTCCATCTGTAacaattttatattattttatttatttattaaaatttttgataTCGAAACAATTACCACATTAAAATGCTTCAACGTTTCAGGTTCGAAGACTCTCCCTTGCATTGGAGTATGTACATCAGTAAAATTGTTCCAAGGCCCTCGTAGTTCGTAGGCAGTTAGATAAACGAAGTCCACATATCTGCAACCGTCGAGGAATTACACTTATGTAAGACTAAAAATGGTATACCAACCGACATACGTCCGCTACAGCATACCCCTCGTTCAACctaaattcttcaattggtgCTGTTACTGTCAGTTCCCTGCCATGGCCGTCCACTTCGAGTGCACCACTTAGTTCTTTCAGTAgcagtgcgaaattcgtctTATCCTCACTGGTTCCACCTCGACCTGCATGTCCAGGCCAAAGCCACTGGAAATTGAAGCCATCGAGCTCAAAGGCATTTAAAAGCGATACGACGCTATTGGAAAACTGCCGACGATTAGCGGCACTGGAAATCACCGTAGTGAATTTTTTCGAGTCTTGACCCCATCCTCCAACGCTAACTAGTAGTTTGATTCCTGGAATACGATTCCGAAGTTCAGAGAATTTACGCAAACCATTTGGATTTACATCGTCCTGGTAAAAAGTATGAGAACATTTCATTTAGTTTCAGATCATTCATATTTAtaatttagttaaaaaaaggcgggtgggtaatgtcaggggcataactggatgtcgtgagtacgaaaacaactgacacgtTCCTTAACACATCCGaaaatcaattagttgatcaattgtatgaattatgcaagcattccccttttgcccatttttcgcaaaaacaaagaaggcttcactttttgttgagaggcttgtttttacctgatttcgtttgtagctttttcactaatgggcggtcctaacggcaataacaatagccgcatacagaattttaatgtcgattatttcatttcggatttgcataatttattgatagaaactatcaatatgctgtagggattcgtttctagcattcagaagtaccaaattgatgaactcactacgatattcaccacttttcggaacatttttcgttcaacatttgttgtacagaagcagatattttgttcttttcctcagaacgcgttctgattggctggtgttgacatgggtcaaatgaaacaggtttttcaatagtgtactattgaaattcttcaatgcttttgctatacacgtttaagttgaaaaatttcaattctattgatagttagattatataaatcccttcacagatcactgagctatgagctttaaaaatacgagaaaagcaaacgcgccttatgagttatcctctttgatactcgtttataccaaacatttcagaaaagtttaattttgaattatttgagattatgtcacacaactgaaaattttatcataaaattgtgatcatattcccgatggcatgtagcaaaaatttttttgattcgttagatacaacaagagatattcacgatcaaaaacttatcactctctcagagggtaaattttgaaaagacaccccatagtaaagtaagtcgtattcacgacaaaaatgtctCAATTATGTTAGTTCCCCCGAGAATTCTTCTTACTTTCGAAACAGTTACGATTTGGATGTTACTTAtttatatttcatatattatttcTTCTGTAAATGTTTGAGAGCTTCGCAAATTAGAACAAACCTAGTCATTCAATGTAGAGATTAATGTAAAACATCAAATTGTCGTTCAATCGTTAGTACTAACAAGACGATTTAAAATGCTTAGTAGTTTTTAGCATGTTTGATATGTAATATAATGCCATTAAAATCACtgcgattttttcaaatttctgcttaattcgccttgctccacattgggaattggctcacattccttggaaattaaaataataattaaaaactcTGTTAAAAacgcttctgatatgttcactactgtgttcctaatttcatctcaaaggttttgtattcatcctatcgttggtcctttattcatcccataaattagcaatggcgacagcaatcaaaaccaaaatattgcactgttacactctcaggttcaaaatgtcagaattttccttaaaaagggcctaatgccaactatgacacaacacacgatatttaaaacaaaacagtttggaatcatttcgac
This genomic window contains:
- the LOC131431788 gene encoding endochitinase-like — its product is MISLKLSVLIFVCLVNSIEAITKENAMTVCYFSNWAIFRPGVGRYTLDDVPGGLCTHVMYAFVGFSESSPNKITEMKPADDVNPNGLRKFSELRNRIPGIKLLVSVGGWGQDSKKFTTVISSAANRRQFSNSVVSLLNAFELDGFNFQWLWPGHAGRGGTSEDKTNFALLLKELSGALEVDGHGRELTVTAPIEEFRLNEGYAVADVCRYVDFVYLTAYELRGPWNNFTDVHTPMQGRVFEPETLKHFNVMEGVSLWIRRGCPAGKLVLGVTTQGVTYTLKDSNKNGLGAPIEGAGEKGEFTASEGFMAFYEICKRIQNSWTINRDGTGKVPFISQNDQWIGYDDIESLELKVNLVKQKGLAGIMIYALDMDDFHGICGRRYPILEYISAEMKKVPSATNYDITFGIDRESYYD